Part of the Flavobacterium sp. MDT1-60 genome, TAGTTCTGTAACTTTAGTGTTAGGATTAGACCAGTTTACGCTTACGTCCCAAGAGAAATTTTCTGTTTTAACTGGAGTTCCAGTAAGTGTAACCTCAAATCCTTTTGTTGTTAATGTACCAGCATTGATAGTGTTGAATGCTGATCCGGTAGATGTTGATACTGGTAATGGTAAGATTTGATCATATGCTTTGTTTTGGAACCAAGCCACATCAAATCCAAGTCTGTTATTTGCAAATTGCATATTCAAACCTAATTCGACGTTGTCTAATTGTTGTGGTTTTAAATTTGCATTTTTTGCAGTTGTGTTGTATGAATAAACTGGAGTTCCAAATGGGTTTCTTGCAGTGTAAGAATTCAATAATTGGTTAGGATCTGTATCAGAACCTACTTGAGCATAAGCAGCTCTAAATTTACCAAAGTTGATGAATTCAACATCTTTTAACCAGTTTGAGAAAACAACAGTTCCTGATACTGCAGAATACCAATATGCATTGTTATCTTGAGGTAGAGCAGAAGATTGATCTCTTCTTACAGAACCTTCTAAGTAGTAAGTTCCTTTGTAGCCTAATGTTGCTTGTGCAAATAAACCTAATACTTCTTTTCTTGTATCTATAATTCTAGGTAGAGCCGGAGCTGAAACAGAGTTAGAAATTGTATATAATCCAGGAATGTATAGTCCTCCTGATGTCATTTGTTGATTACTGAATCTACTTTGTACGTTGTAGTTAGTACCAAGAAGTACATTCAGATTTAAATCTTCAGTTAAGTCTTTTTTGTAAGTTGCAAGGAAATCATAGTTTTGCTCACTAAAATTGTAAAGATCTAAAGCATAACCTGATGGTTGCGCTGGTAAGTTTTGAAGATTTGAATTAGATCCAAGAGTTGCAGGAGTTGAACCTGCAGCGATTCTGTCTTCAGTTTTTAAATTGAATCCATCAGTACCTAATCTACCAGTAAAGCTTAAATTTTTATTTACATCGTAAGTTATACTTGCATTGGCAGCAACTCTTTGTCTGCTATCATTATTGTAGTTTTCGTATCTTTGGAAGTAAGGATTATCCCAATAAGCAGGAGTGATATCTGCAGCATTTTTAATATTCCATGTGTAGTTTTGGCGACTCATTTCATAAAGACTTCTTTGTTCTTTTAAATCAACATTTGTAGCCCACCATTGTCTAAAACCAGCGATTTGGTTTCCTCCATATCCAGTTGTATTTCTGTTTCTTGTATTTTGTGATACATAAGTTGCATTGAAAGTTGAACTTAACTTATCATTGAATTTGTAAGTAGCACTAGCATTGAAATTATTTTTGCTTAATAAAGAATTTGGTAAAATATCGCTACTGTTTGTGTTAGCGTAAGTTAATCTGTATGTAGCTTTTTCAGTACCACCGTTTAATGAAATGTTGTTAACAGTTGACGTTGCAGTATCAAAAAATTCTATTGGACCATTTTTTGCAACTTCCCATGTGGTTTTTTGACCATACGTAGGTGATCCAGGAATAAATGCATCATATTGCCAAACTTGAGAACCATCATACTTAGGGCCGTAAGAAGCATCATCTCCGGATCTAGATCTTGGCTCACCATTGTAAGTTGAAAATCTTTGTCCGAAATATCCTTGACCATATTCAGTTTGATATTTTGGGAACGTAGTTTTGTCTACAGTAGACATAGTGTAAGATGAAGAAAATTCAACTGATAAATCAGTTCTTGATTTTCCTTTTTTAGTAGTAATGATGATCGCACCATTTTGTGCTCTTGATCCATAAAGTGCAGTTGCAGCAGCACCTTTAAGTACGTTGATTTCAGCGATATTATTTGGGTTGATATCTGATGCAGCATTACCATAATCGTATCCACCTCTACCACTTTTTTGGTCAAGACTATTTACGTTGTTGTTCAAAATTGGAACACCGTCAACTACAAATAAAGCCTGATTATCTCCTAAAAGTGATTTGAAACCTCTAAGAACAACGTTCGTAGATCCTCCAAAGTTTGTACCCTGAGTTACGCTAAGACCAGCAACTTTTCCTGACAAGTTGTTTACAAAGTTTCCTGTAGGAACTGTTGATACTTGTTCAGCTGATACTGATTGAGCAGAATAACCAAGAGATTTTTTTTCTCTTTTAATACCTAAAGCTGTTGTTACGACAACACTTTCAAGTTGTTGTGCATCTCCAAGTAACTTTACGTTTATTGTAGATGAACTTGCAGCTATTTCCTGAGATTTCATCCCAATGTAGCTAAATACCAATACTTGGCTTGTGGATGCTTTGATAGAAAATTTACCATCAAAATCAGTTTGTGTTCCAGATTTTGTCCCTTTCACTAACACACTTACACCTGGTAAAGGCATACCTGTATTATCGGTTACAATTCCTGAAACAGCTCTTTCTTGCGCAAAAGTTAGTTGCGCCACTAGTACTAATAATAGCACTAAGAATCCATTGAACTTTAGTTTCATTTTTAAATATTTTGAATTAGTATCGCAAAACTCTTAATAATTTGTTAACTATCCTAATATTAATTTAAACTTTTTTCGGTTACTGCTAAAATTTAACATTATAACATATGTTTATGATAGTGTTATATAATTGTATTTCCTGCACGTTTTGCGTCCCATTTGTAAGGCTAATCTTAAGTAATCCATTTGGTGTTTGAATCAAGGTGCCAATTCCTAATCCTATTAATTTTTTTATTTTGTTTGAGTTGGTTTTGTTTGTTAAGTCTTGGTAAAGACCGTAATCAGTTATAGTGTTAACATAAATGTTTTTTGAAAATTTATATCTGTACTCTGTAAGAATTAAAGAATTAAAGTTAGATTGTAAGCTGTTTTCTAAAAAGCCTCGTATTGAATTGATTCCTCCAAAACGAAATAATTCATTAGAAATGTAATTTTTACTGTTAAGATAAAAATTTTGTGAATTTATGTTAATGAAATTCTTTTCATTTAACTCAAAATTATAGGACACATTTAAGTTGGTGTAAAATTGTTGACTGCTTCCTGCTGTTGCGGGGTCGTTGTTGGTGTCTCTTTTTCCGTATCCAATTATCCAGTTTATATTTGCTTTTTTTGGAATAAGATTGTTTAAATGATCTGTTTTTTTTAATTCATAACTTGATGTGATATAGGAGTTTTTGAAGTCACTAATTGTTGAGTTGTTTGTGTTTTGAATATCACTGGATTCTGTTGCTTGATATCCAAGATAAATTTTTGAATTGTAATTGATATAATAACCCAGATCAAATGCGGTTTTTGTGTTTTGAAAAGTGCTGTCTTGTTTGAAGATGTTCAATTGGGCTTTCAAGCCTAATGAAGACTTAAAGATATATGGAATTTCTAGTTTGGTATTAAAAGTTTTTTGTTGATTACCGTCGCTTTTCCAGTATAATGAAAATTGTTCACCTGCATGAAGAGTGTTTGATAGTGATATGTCAAGGTATCCGTTTAGATTTGCTTTTTTTTCTTTGTCGTTTGAAAAACCTATATATCCATCAAAAGTATTTGCTTTTCTTTTTTCGAGGTAGATGTAAATTTTAGTCGAATCGTTTGTGAATAATATTTCAGGATATTTTGTTTGACTTACAAATTCATAACTATTGATTTCGTTGTAAAGTTGTTTGGTGATTTCCTGATTGAAAGTTTTTTGTAGATATTTTTTATTAAGTTGTTTTAGATGTCCTTTTGGGAATTGAGCCTTCTCGTTGTTATTTGTGTAATTCAGAATAATCGAATTTACTTGCCTTTTTTTTTCGGATTTAAAATTAAGGCTTGCGAAAATTACCAAATTCTCTCTTCGTATATTTTCAAGTTTTATTTTGCTTAAGGCGAAACCTTGTTTTTCAGCTTCAATTATCTTTTGATTTAGATAGTTTTCTGTTTCTTCATAAGGTAAAATCAAGGTGTCGTTATTTGTTTCTGATGAATTAAAAAAAAGATTATTTCTACCTATATATATATGTATCTTTTTTGTTCTTGTTTTTAGTGATATAATACTGAGGTATGAACTGTCGTTTACCTTGTTTGTTTCTAGTATTTTGTTGTCTAAATACCCTTTTTTTGACAGCTTGTTGGAAGTGTTGTTTATCTCGTCATATAAAGATTTTAAATTTAGATGGTTTGGCGAATAATTTAATGAATCAATAATTTGATCTTCCTTGTTGTTTGTTCCCTTTATTTTTAAATAAAAATTTTGGGCATAACAACTAAGACATGAGGTTAAAAAAAATATGTATAATAACTGTTTCAAATGCAATTGTTTCATTTATTAAAAAGTATTGCAAATATCAATTGTTTGTTTGTAAAAACATAGTCTTAAATAATGTTATTGAAAATTAATGGATTAACGTTTGTATAGTGAAAAATATTTTATACATTTGCAACCCCGTAAAAAGCGGGAATTTAATATACATAATAAATTTTTAGTATTAATTATGCCAACAATTCAACAATTAGTAAGAACAGGAAGAACTCAGATAACTAAGAAGAGTAAATCGGTTGCTTTAGATTCTTGTCCTCAAAGAAGAGGGGTTTGTACGCGTGTTTACACTACTACACCAAAAAAAACCAAACTCTGCAATGCGTAAAGTTGCGCGTGTACGTTTGACAAATGGTAATGAGGTGAATGCTTACATCCCTGGAGAAGGACACAATTTACAAGAGCACTCGATAGTATTAGTTAGAGGTGGAAGGGTAAAAGATTTACCAGGTGTTAGATATCATATCGTTCGTGGAGCGCTTGACACGTCAGGAGTTGCAGGAAGAACGCAAAGAAGATCTAAGTACGGTGCTAAACGCCCAAAAGAAGCAAAAAAGTAATTTAAAACGTTAAGAGTTGGAGGTTAGGAGTTAAGCGTTGGGGATTGAAATTTAAATTGAAATCTGTAACAAATAACATTTAACGGATAACCTATAACTTTTTATTAAAAAAAAGACATGAGAAAAAGAGCGGCAAAGAAAAGACCACTTTTACCAGATCCTAGGTTTAACGACCAATTGGTAACACGTTTTGTGAACAACTTAATGTGGGATGGTAAGAAATCTACAGCTTTCAAAGTATTTTATGATGCAATTGACATCATTGAGTCTAAGAAGCAGGATTCAGAGAAATCTTCATTAGAAATTTGGAAAGATGCTTTAACAAACGTTATGCCTCACGTAGAAGTACGTAGTCGTAGAGTTGGTGGAGCTACATTTCAAATTCCAATGCAAATTAGACCAGACAGAAAAATTTCTATGGCAATGAAGTGGTTAATACTTTATTCTAGAAGAAGAAATGAAAAATCTATGGCACAGCGTTTAGCGTCAGAATGTTTAGCAGCTGCTAAAGAAGAAGGTGCTGCGGTTAAGAAAAGAATGGATACTCACAAGATGGCAGAAGCTAATAAAGCTTTCTCTCACTTTAGATTTTAATTCGTAAGAAATGGCTAGAGATTTAAAATATACAAGAAATATCGGAATTGCTGCTCATATTGATGCTGGTAAAACAACAACAACGGAGCGTATTCTTTTTTATACTGGAAAGTCACACAAAATTGGTGAAGTGCACGATGGTGCTGCAACAATGGACTGGATGGCTCAAGAGCAAGAAAGAGGTATTACAATTACTTCAGCTGCAACAACTTGTGAGTGGAATTTTCCAACTGAACAAGGTAAAATTTTGCCTGAATCTTTGCCTTACCACTTTAATATTATTGATACTCCTGGGCACGTTGACTTTACTGTAGAGGTAAATCGTTCTCTACGTGTACTTGATGGTTTGGTTTTCTTATTTAGTGCTGTTGATGGTGTTGAGCCTCAGTCAGAAACTAACTGGAGACTTGCTGATCAATACAGAGTTCCGCGTATGGGATTCGTAAACAAAATGGACCGTCAAGGATCTAACTTTTTGGCTGTTTGTCAACAAGTTCGTGATATGTTAAAGTCAAATGCTGTTGCGATCACTTTGCCAATTGGTGAAGAGAATGATTTCAAAGGTGTTGTAGATTTAGTAAAAAACCAAGCTATCATCTGGCATGATGCTACTCAAGGGGCGACTTTTGATATTGTGCCAATTCCTGAGGATATGTTAGCTGAAGTTAAAGAATACAGATCTATTCTTATTGAAGCAGTTGCTGATTACGATGAAAATCTTTTGGAGAAATTCATGGAAGATGAAAACTCTATCACGGAAGAAGAAATCAACAAAGCTTTAAGAGCTGCAACTATGGATATGGCTATCATTCCAATGATCGCTGGTTCTTCTTTCAAAAACAAAGGAGTTCAATTCATGTTAGATGCAGTTTGTAAATATTTACCTTCTCCGATGGATAAGGAAGGTATCGAAGGAATTCATCCTGATGATGCTGAATTATTAGAAGAAGATCAAACTAAAATCTTACGTAAACCAGACGTAAAAGAGCCGTTCGCTGCTTTAGCATTTAAAATTGCTACTGACCCATTCGTAGGTCGTTTAGCTTTCTTCCGTGCTTACTCTGGACGTTTAGATGCTGGTTCTTATGTATTGAACACTCGTTCAGGAAATAAAGAAAGAATTTCCCGTATCTACCAAATGCATGCAAACAAACAAAATCCAATCGAATATATTGAGGCTGGAGATATTGGAGCTGCTGTTGGATTTAAAGATATCAAAACTGGAGATACATTGTGTGATGAGAAACACCCAATTATTCTTGAGTCTATGAAATTCCCTGCACCGGTAATTGGTATTGCGATTGAGCCTAAAACTAAAGCTGACGTTGATAAAATGGGTATGGCTTTGGCTAAATTAGCTGAAGAAGATCCAACATTTACTGTTAGAACAGATGAGGCTTCGGGGCAAACGATTATTTCGGGTATGGGTGAGCTTCACTTAGATATCTTGGTAGATCGTATGAAACGTGAATTTAAAGTTGAAGTAAACCAAGGTGAGCCTCAAGTTGAATATAAAGAAGCGTTTACAAGAACTGCAACACACAGAGAAACTTACAAGAAACAATCTGGAGGTCGTGGTAAATTCGGTGATATCGTATTTACACTTGAGCCTGCTGACGAAGTTGATGGTAAAGTTCCTGTTGGATTACAGTTTATTAATGCGGTAAAAGGTGGTAACGTTCCTAAAGAATATATTCCATCTGTAGAAAAAGGTTTCCGTGAAGCTATGAAAACTGGTCCTTTGGCTGGTTATCAAGTGGATAGTTTGAAAGTAACTTTGACAGACGGATCTTTCCACCCTGTCGATTCTGATGCACTTTCTTTTGAATTAGCAGCTAGAATGGGTTATAGAGAAGTGGCTAAGGCTGCTGGAGCTATTATTCTTGAGCCTATCATGAAAATGGAAGTTATTACTCCTGAAGAAAACATGGGAGATATCGTGGGTGATATCAACCGTCGTAGAGGTCAGGTAAATGACATGGGTGACAGAAATGGTGCTAAAACTATTAAAGCTGATGTGCCTTTATCGGAGATGTTTGGATATGTAACAACATTAAGAACATTGTCTTCTGGTAGAGCTACTTCAACAATGGAGTTTTCACATTATGCAGAAACACCTTCTAATATTTCAGAAGCTGTAATTAAAAAAGCAAAAGGTAACGCTTAATTCTTAAGAAAATGAGTCAAAAAATCAGAATAAAACTAAAATCTTACGATCACATGTTGGTAGATAAATCTGCTGAAAAGATCGTAAAAAACAGTAAAAACTACTGGAGCAGTTGTAACAGGTCCAATTCCGTTGCCAACTCACAAAAAACTTTTCACTGTGTTGCGTTCTCCGCACGTTAACAAAAAAGCGAGAGAGCAATTTGAAGTAATGTCATACAAGAGATTGATTGATATTTATTCATCTTCATCTAAAACTATTGATGCATTAATGAAGCTTGAATTGCCAAGTGGAGTTGAAGTAGAGATAAAAGTATAATTTTTTTTATTATATTTTATATAGAAAGCGAGGCAGTAATGTCTCGCTTTTTTTTATTGTCATAAATTCTGTTTTGTTGTTTTTGACTAACTGTTTTTAATGATGATATTTTTCTTTTTTTTGTTGAAATGCCTTTTGTTTAGCTTGTTGTCGATGGTTTTTAAAGATTGGATTATGTAATTGTTAAGAAAAGTATTTTTGTAGATTATGATTAATTGGTTGAATTTTTTCAATAAATAAAATATTATTGAAGAAAGCTTTTGAGCTTGAATTTTGATAATGAGCGATTTAATTTTTATAACTGTTTGGTATATTCAATTTTAATATCTACTTTTGCACTCCCTGTTTGGAAATTTCTGTTATTTTCAAATTGAAGGGAATTTTAGTAATTAATAATTAATATTTATGTCTGGGTTAATTGGTAAAAAAATCGGCATGACTAGCATTTTTGATGAAAACGGGAAAAATATTCCTTGTACAGTAATCGAAGCTGGGCCGTGTGTTGTTACCCAAGTCAGAACCAAAGGTGTTGACGGGTACGAAGCGTTGCAACTTGGTTTCGATGACAAAAACGAGAAACATTCCACTAAAGCGGCTTTAGGTCACTTTAAAAAAGCTGGAACTGTTGCTAAGAAAAAAGTCGTTGAATTTCAAGATTTTGCAACTGAACAAAAATTAGGAGATCTTATTGATGTTTCTATTTTTGCTGAAGGAGAATTTGTAGATGTACAAGGTGTATCTAAAGGTAAAGGTTTTCAAGGGGTTGTTAAACGTCACGGATTTGGTGGTGTTGGACAAGCAACTCACGGTCAACACAACCGTTTAAGAGCGCCAGGTTCTGTGGGAGCTTCTTCTTATCCATCTAGAGTATTCAAAGGAATGCGTATGGCTGGAAGAATGGGAGGAGACAATGTAAAAGTTCAAAACCTTAGAGTTTTAAAAGTAGTGGCTGAAAAGAACCTGCTTGTTATTAAAGGATGCGTTCCTGGACATAAAAACTCTTATGTAATCATTCAGAAGTAATGGAAGTAAAAGTATTAGATTTCAACGGAAAAGATACTGGAAGAAAAGTTCAACTTTCTGATTCAGTATTCGCAATTGAACCAAACAATCACGCTGTATACCTTGATGTAAAGCAATATCTTGCTAATCAAAGACAAGGAACTCACAAAGCAAAAGAAAGAGCTGAAGTGACAGGAAGTACACGTAAGATTAAAAAACAAAAAGGAACAGGTACAGCTCGTGCGGGAAGTATTAAAAATCCATTGTTTAAGGGTGGTGGAACAGTTTTCGGACCAAGACCAAGAAGTTATTCATTTAAATTGAATAAAAGCTTGAAAAGATTGGCTAGAAAATCAGCTTTCTCAATCAAAGCAAAAGAGTCGAATATCATCGTTCTTGAAGACTTTAATTTTGAAGCGCCAAACACTAAAAATTTCATTAACGTTTTGAAAGCTTTAGGGTTAGAAAATAAAAAATCTCTATTTGTGTTGGGAGAGTCAAATAAAAATGTATATTTGTCGTCACGCAATTTAAAGGCTTCTAATGTCGTAACTAGCTCAGAATTAAGCACTTACGCTATTTTAAACACTAATAATTTAGTGCTTTTAGAAGGTTCTTTGGAGTTAATCGAAGAAAATTTAAGCAAATAATAGGAATATGAGTATCATAATTAGACCTATAGTAACAGAAAAAGTAACCAAAGAAAGTGAAGTTTTAAACCGCTTCGGATTCGTTGTTGACAAAAAAGCAAACAAAGTTCAGATTAAGAAAGCTATTGAAGCTGCTTATGGAGTAACTATCGTTTCAGTTAACACGATGAACGTAAGACCGGATAGAACTACAAAATACACTAAAAGTGGTTTGATCAGTGGAAAGACAAATGCAATTAAAAAAGCGATTGTTCAAGTACAAGAAGGAGAAACAATTGATTTTTACAACAATATCTAAGATAGAAAAATGTCAGTAAGAAAATTAAAACCTATTACCCCAGGTCAGCGATTTAGAGTTGTGAATGGTTATGACGCCATTACAACTGATAAGCCGGAACGCTCTTTGATAGCGCCGATAAAAAACTCTGGAGGTAGAAATAGTCAAGGAAAGATGACCATGCGTTATACGGGTGGTGGTCACAAGCAGAGATATCGTATTATTGATTTCAAACGTACAAAAGAAGGAATTCCAGCTACAGTGAAATCAATCGAATATGATCCAAATCGTACTGCGTTTATCGCTTTATTAGCTTATGCTGATGGAGAGAAAACTTATGTTATTGCTCAAAACGGATTGAAAGTTGGTCAGAAATTAGTTTCTGGTCCAGAATCTCAACCAGAAATTGGTAATACATTGCCTTTAAGTAGAATTCCTTTAGGAACTGTAATCTCTTGTATTGAGTTACGTCCAGGTCAAGGTGCGGTAATCGCTCGTTCGGCTGGTACATTTGCTCAGTTAATGGCAAGAGATGGAAAATATGCTACAATTAAAATGCCATCTGGTGAAACAAGATTGATCTTGTTAACTTGTTCGGCTACTATTGGAGCTGTTTCTAATTCAGACCACCAATTAGTTGTATCAGGAAAAGCTGGTAGAACAAGATGGTTAGGAAGAAGACCTAGAACAAGACCTGTTGCAATGAACCCTGTTGATCACCCAATGGGTGGTGGAGAAGGACGTTCTTCTGGTGGACATCCACGTTCAAGAAATGGAATACCAGCAAAAGGTTATAGAACTCGTTCTAAGAAAAACCCGAGTAACAAGTATATCGTAGAACGTAGAAAGAAATAATAAGATATGGCACGTTCATTAAAAAAAGGACCTTTCGTTCATTATAAGTTAGACAAGAAAGTTCAGGAAAACATTGAAAATGGTAATAAAGGAGTGGTTAAGACTTGGTCTAGAGCTTCTATGATTACTCCGGACTTTGTTGGACAAACTATCGCAGTTCATAACGGTCGTCAATTTGTACCAGTTTACGTAACAGAAAACATGGTAGGTCACAAATTAGGAGAATTTTCACCAACTAGATCTTTTAGAGGTCATGCTGGAGCAAAAAATAAAGGTAAAAAATAAGAAGCAATGGGAGTTCGTAAAAGAGAAACAGCAGATGCGAGAAAAGAGGCTAATAAGTCTATTGCTTTCGCAAAATTGAATAACTGCCCTACTTCACCTAGAAAAAT contains:
- the rplW gene encoding 50S ribosomal protein L23, producing the protein MSIIIRPIVTEKVTKESEVLNRFGFVVDKKANKVQIKKAIEAAYGVTIVSVNTMNVRPDRTTKYTKSGLISGKTNAIKKAIVQVQEGETIDFYNNI
- the fusA gene encoding elongation factor G, which translates into the protein MARDLKYTRNIGIAAHIDAGKTTTTERILFYTGKSHKIGEVHDGAATMDWMAQEQERGITITSAATTCEWNFPTEQGKILPESLPYHFNIIDTPGHVDFTVEVNRSLRVLDGLVFLFSAVDGVEPQSETNWRLADQYRVPRMGFVNKMDRQGSNFLAVCQQVRDMLKSNAVAITLPIGEENDFKGVVDLVKNQAIIWHDATQGATFDIVPIPEDMLAEVKEYRSILIEAVADYDENLLEKFMEDENSITEEEINKALRAATMDMAIIPMIAGSSFKNKGVQFMLDAVCKYLPSPMDKEGIEGIHPDDAELLEEDQTKILRKPDVKEPFAALAFKIATDPFVGRLAFFRAYSGRLDAGSYVLNTRSGNKERISRIYQMHANKQNPIEYIEAGDIGAAVGFKDIKTGDTLCDEKHPIILESMKFPAPVIGIAIEPKTKADVDKMGMALAKLAEEDPTFTVRTDEASGQTIISGMGELHLDILVDRMKREFKVEVNQGEPQVEYKEAFTRTATHRETYKKQSGGRGKFGDIVFTLEPADEVDGKVPVGLQFINAVKGGNVPKEYIPSVEKGFREAMKTGPLAGYQVDSLKVTLTDGSFHPVDSDALSFELAARMGYREVAKAAGAIILEPIMKMEVITPEENMGDIVGDINRRRGQVNDMGDRNGAKTIKADVPLSEMFGYVTTLRTLSSGRATSTMEFSHYAETPSNISEAVIKKAKGNA
- the rpsS gene encoding 30S ribosomal protein S19, with the protein product MARSLKKGPFVHYKLDKKVQENIENGNKGVVKTWSRASMITPDFVGQTIAVHNGRQFVPVYVTENMVGHKLGEFSPTRSFRGHAGAKNKGKK
- the rplC gene encoding 50S ribosomal protein L3; this encodes MSGLIGKKIGMTSIFDENGKNIPCTVIEAGPCVVTQVRTKGVDGYEALQLGFDDKNEKHSTKAALGHFKKAGTVAKKKVVEFQDFATEQKLGDLIDVSIFAEGEFVDVQGVSKGKGFQGVVKRHGFGGVGQATHGQHNRLRAPGSVGASSYPSRVFKGMRMAGRMGGDNVKVQNLRVLKVVAEKNLLVIKGCVPGHKNSYVIIQK
- the rpsG gene encoding 30S ribosomal protein S7, translating into MRKRAAKKRPLLPDPRFNDQLVTRFVNNLMWDGKKSTAFKVFYDAIDIIESKKQDSEKSSLEIWKDALTNVMPHVEVRSRRVGGATFQIPMQIRPDRKISMAMKWLILYSRRRNEKSMAQRLASECLAAAKEEGAAVKKRMDTHKMAEANKAFSHFRF
- the rplD gene encoding 50S ribosomal protein L4, with amino-acid sequence MEVKVLDFNGKDTGRKVQLSDSVFAIEPNNHAVYLDVKQYLANQRQGTHKAKERAEVTGSTRKIKKQKGTGTARAGSIKNPLFKGGGTVFGPRPRSYSFKLNKSLKRLARKSAFSIKAKESNIIVLEDFNFEAPNTKNFINVLKALGLENKKSLFVLGESNKNVYLSSRNLKASNVVTSSELSTYAILNTNNLVLLEGSLELIEENLSK
- a CDS encoding SusC/RagA family TonB-linked outer membrane protein, producing MKLKFNGFLVLLLVLVAQLTFAQERAVSGIVTDNTGMPLPGVSVLVKGTKSGTQTDFDGKFSIKASTSQVLVFSYIGMKSQEIAASSSTINVKLLGDAQQLESVVVTTALGIKREKKSLGYSAQSVSAEQVSTVPTGNFVNNLSGKVAGLSVTQGTNFGGSTNVVLRGFKSLLGDNQALFVVDGVPILNNNVNSLDQKSGRGGYDYGNAASDINPNNIAEINVLKGAAATALYGSRAQNGAIIITTKKGKSRTDLSVEFSSSYTMSTVDKTTFPKYQTEYGQGYFGQRFSTYNGEPRSRSGDDASYGPKYDGSQVWQYDAFIPGSPTYGQKTTWEVAKNGPIEFFDTATSTVNNISLNGGTEKATYRLTYANTNSSDILPNSLLSKNNFNASATYKFNDKLSSTFNATYVSQNTRNRNTTGYGGNQIAGFRQWWATNVDLKEQRSLYEMSRQNYTWNIKNAADITPAYWDNPYFQRYENYNNDSRQRVAANASITYDVNKNLSFTGRLGTDGFNLKTEDRIAAGSTPATLGSNSNLQNLPAQPSGYALDLYNFSEQNYDFLATYKKDLTEDLNLNVLLGTNYNVQSRFSNQQMTSGGLYIPGLYTISNSVSAPALPRIIDTRKEVLGLFAQATLGYKGTYYLEGSVRRDQSSALPQDNNAYWYSAVSGTVVFSNWLKDVEFINFGKFRAAYAQVGSDTDPNQLLNSYTARNPFGTPVYSYNTTAKNANLKPQQLDNVELGLNMQFANNRLGFDVAWFQNKAYDQILPLPVSTSTGSAFNTINAGTLTTKGFEVTLTGTPVKTENFSWDVSVNWSNPNTKVTELAPGIENININSLQGGISINAPLNQDYGQIWGTTYVLDEAGNRIIGANGAYEVSTTTDNKLGTYQAEWIGGINNKFNYKNLSFSFLIDVKKGGSVFSLDQYYGYGTGIYANSVGNNDLGNPIRNTLANGGGEILQGVMANPAYTPTNGQPQYVNNTTRLDRSQSSQVFGTDPPAAAFVYDAGFVKLREVVLTYNLPSSILGNSLKGASFSVIGNNLWIIDKSLPYSDPEAGLSSGNTQGYQSGPMPTTRNISFNVKVNF
- the rplB gene encoding 50S ribosomal protein L2, with the translated sequence MSVRKLKPITPGQRFRVVNGYDAITTDKPERSLIAPIKNSGGRNSQGKMTMRYTGGGHKQRYRIIDFKRTKEGIPATVKSIEYDPNRTAFIALLAYADGEKTYVIAQNGLKVGQKLVSGPESQPEIGNTLPLSRIPLGTVISCIELRPGQGAVIARSAGTFAQLMARDGKYATIKMPSGETRLILLTCSATIGAVSNSDHQLVVSGKAGRTRWLGRRPRTRPVAMNPVDHPMGGGEGRSSGGHPRSRNGIPAKGYRTRSKKNPSNKYIVERRKK